One Actinomyces respiraculi DNA window includes the following coding sequences:
- the pknB gene encoding Stk1 family PASTA domain-containing Ser/Thr kinase, with product MVTDPLIGRLVDSRYEIVDRVARGGMATVYKAHDRRLERRVALKLMHPHLADSPDFVSRFRREARAAARLSNPGVVAVYDQGSLDGVAYLVMELVEGPNLRDLIATGPLSVKEALGLIAQVLRPLGAAHRAGLVHRDVKPENVLLPSDGSVAKVADFGLARAVTESAQTTTGNVLGTVAYLAPELITAGVSSPRADVFSAGVILYELLTGEQPLAADTPIQIAFRNVHEDVPLVSTLVPQTPAPVDALVTAMTRREPNERLADADEALARLRAVVAELSPSEMSVKRGGATGSLRTQEVLAANAEAARQAVRQEPEADDEDVTPAAGFRTVSLPIGSIGTDAAGATRSLDRSGLATSSQATTSLARPRHGRVRRRAVVMGALAVLGVGGAGAGWWYTQEGPGRHVDVPQVVGLTQQEAQAAVQAAGLVWAAPTRAFSDTVALDCVISCDPEPGSSVRLGAAVTAVISRGIEQKQVPDVLGRTREEATTAITEAGLAVGAVTQSFSDSVPAGQVVSTSPAAGELADHSSAVAVVISKGRQPATVPTLAGLSQQEATTALGNAGLTLGEVTTSYHDTVEEGRVISSSPATGAANVHVGDGVDLVVSLGPEMVTVPEVTGKSESEAVSALEAAGLVVTVSYVWGGLFGTARSTDPAGGQSVRKGSTVTLYVV from the coding sequence GTGGTCACGGATCCCCTCATCGGACGTCTCGTCGACTCTCGCTACGAGATCGTCGACCGGGTGGCCCGTGGCGGCATGGCCACGGTCTACAAGGCGCATGACCGCAGGCTCGAGCGCCGTGTGGCCCTCAAGCTCATGCACCCGCACCTGGCGGACTCACCCGACTTCGTCTCCCGCTTCCGCCGTGAGGCGCGCGCCGCGGCCCGCCTGAGCAACCCCGGCGTCGTCGCCGTCTACGACCAGGGCAGTCTCGACGGCGTCGCCTACCTCGTCATGGAGCTCGTCGAGGGCCCCAACCTGCGTGACCTCATCGCCACCGGCCCGCTGAGCGTCAAGGAGGCGCTGGGTCTCATCGCCCAGGTGCTGCGGCCGCTGGGCGCTGCGCACCGTGCCGGCCTCGTCCACCGCGACGTCAAGCCGGAGAACGTGCTCCTTCCCTCTGACGGCTCAGTCGCCAAGGTTGCTGACTTCGGGCTGGCGCGCGCCGTCACCGAGTCCGCGCAGACCACCACCGGCAACGTGCTCGGCACCGTCGCCTACCTCGCCCCCGAGCTCATCACCGCAGGCGTCTCCTCGCCGCGCGCCGACGTCTTCTCCGCCGGCGTCATCCTCTACGAGCTGCTCACCGGTGAGCAGCCCTTAGCGGCGGACACCCCCATCCAGATCGCCTTCCGTAACGTCCACGAGGATGTGCCCCTGGTCTCCACGCTCGTGCCGCAAACGCCCGCGCCCGTGGACGCCCTGGTCACCGCCATGACCCGTCGCGAGCCGAATGAGCGCCTGGCCGACGCCGACGAGGCCCTGGCCCGGCTGCGCGCCGTCGTCGCCGAGCTGTCCCCCAGTGAGATGAGCGTCAAGCGCGGGGGCGCCACCGGCTCCCTGCGCACGCAGGAGGTGCTGGCCGCCAACGCGGAGGCGGCCCGCCAGGCCGTGCGCCAAGAACCCGAGGCCGACGACGAGGACGTGACCCCGGCCGCCGGATTCAGGACCGTCTCCCTGCCCATCGGGTCCATCGGCACCGACGCCGCGGGGGCCACGCGTTCCCTGGACCGCTCGGGGCTCGCCACCTCCAGCCAGGCGACAACGTCGCTGGCCCGCCCGCGCCACGGGCGGGTGCGCCGTCGTGCCGTCGTCATGGGGGCCCTCGCCGTCCTCGGCGTGGGCGGGGCCGGAGCGGGCTGGTGGTACACGCAGGAGGGGCCGGGACGCCACGTCGACGTCCCCCAGGTCGTCGGGCTTACTCAGCAGGAGGCACAGGCCGCCGTCCAAGCCGCCGGCCTCGTCTGGGCGGCCCCCACTCGCGCCTTCTCCGACACGGTCGCCCTGGATTGCGTCATCTCCTGCGACCCGGAGCCGGGCTCCTCGGTGCGGCTGGGGGCGGCCGTCACAGCGGTCATCTCGCGCGGCATCGAGCAGAAGCAGGTGCCCGACGTCCTCGGGCGCACCCGGGAGGAGGCCACGACGGCGATCACGGAGGCGGGCCTGGCCGTCGGCGCCGTCACCCAGTCCTTCTCCGACTCCGTGCCCGCGGGGCAGGTGGTCTCCACCAGCCCGGCCGCCGGTGAGCTGGCCGACCACTCCTCCGCCGTCGCCGTCGTCATCTCCAAGGGCCGCCAGCCCGCGACCGTGCCCACGCTGGCCGGGCTGAGCCAGCAGGAGGCCACCACGGCGCTTGGGAACGCGGGCCTGACCCTGGGCGAGGTGACGACCTCCTACCACGACACGGTGGAGGAAGGACGCGTCATCTCCTCCAGCCCCGCGACTGGTGCCGCCAACGTGCACGTCGGGGACGGCGTCGACCTCGTGGTCTCACTCGGTCCCGAGATGGTCACCGTCCCGGAGGTCACCGGCAAGAGTGAGTCGGAGGCGGTCAGCGCCCTGGAGGCGGCCGGTCTGGTCGTCACGGTCTCCTACGTGTGGGGCGGCCTGTTCGGCACGGCCCGCTCAACGGACCCGGCGGGCGGCCAGAGCGTGCGCAAGGGCTCGACGGTGACGCTGTACGTCGTCTAA
- a CDS encoding class II 3-deoxy-7-phosphoheptulonate synthase, giving the protein MNELDAPRTPASWRDRPAAQQPSYPDADRLAEVAADLRSRPPLVFAGEVDSLRQQMAKAERGDAFVLMGGDCAESFRDNTATNIRLKLQTILQMAAVLTYGASTPVVKIGRMAGQYAKPRSADTETRDGITLPSYRGDSVNGHPFTPEARVPDPQRMLDAYLRAGTTLNLIRSFTMGGYADLREVHSWNRGFTANPAYKRFESFAEEIDRAMRFMAAAGVDFDALRQVDFYASHEALLLEYEDAMTREDSRSGRLYDTSAHMLWIGERTRGAEDAHVALLAGVHNPVGVKVGPTTTPEELLSLIDHLNPHGEAGRLTVITRMGAERIRDVLPVLIEAVRADGRPLTWVADPMHGNTITAETGYKTREFDTIMDEVRGFFEVHRCLGTVPGGIHVELTGDDVTEVLGGGEHIDVERLAERYETLVDPRLNHQQSLEIAFEVAEMLRG; this is encoded by the coding sequence ATGAACGAGCTCGACGCCCCCCGGACCCCCGCCAGCTGGCGCGACCGCCCCGCCGCCCAGCAGCCCTCGTACCCGGACGCCGACCGTCTTGCCGAGGTCGCCGCGGACCTGCGCTCCCGGCCCCCGCTCGTCTTCGCCGGTGAGGTCGACTCCCTGCGCCAGCAGATGGCCAAGGCTGAGCGCGGCGACGCCTTCGTCCTCATGGGCGGTGACTGCGCCGAGTCCTTCCGGGACAACACGGCCACGAACATCCGTCTCAAGCTCCAGACCATCCTCCAGATGGCCGCGGTGCTCACCTACGGCGCCTCCACCCCGGTGGTCAAGATCGGCCGCATGGCCGGCCAGTACGCCAAGCCCCGCAGCGCGGACACCGAGACCCGCGACGGCATCACCCTGCCGTCCTACCGGGGCGACTCGGTCAACGGCCACCCCTTCACCCCCGAGGCGCGCGTGCCCGACCCCCAGCGCATGCTCGACGCCTACCTGCGGGCCGGCACCACGCTCAACCTCATCCGCTCCTTCACCATGGGTGGCTACGCGGACCTGCGCGAGGTCCACTCCTGGAACCGCGGCTTCACCGCCAACCCCGCCTACAAGCGCTTCGAGTCCTTCGCCGAGGAGATCGACCGGGCCATGCGCTTCATGGCCGCGGCCGGCGTCGACTTCGACGCCCTGCGCCAGGTCGACTTCTACGCCTCCCACGAGGCCCTGCTGCTGGAGTACGAGGACGCCATGACGCGCGAGGACTCGCGCTCCGGGCGCCTGTACGACACCAGCGCCCACATGCTGTGGATCGGTGAGCGCACCCGCGGGGCCGAGGACGCGCACGTGGCCCTGCTCGCGGGCGTGCACAACCCGGTGGGCGTCAAGGTCGGTCCGACGACGACGCCCGAGGAGCTCCTCAGCCTCATCGACCACCTCAACCCACATGGCGAGGCCGGCAGGCTTACGGTCATCACCCGCATGGGTGCCGAGCGCATCCGCGACGTCCTGCCGGTCCTCATCGAGGCGGTCAGGGCGGACGGCCGCCCGCTGACCTGGGTGGCGGACCCCATGCACGGCAACACGATCACGGCCGAAACCGGCTACAAGACCCGCGAGTTCGACACGATCATGGATGAGGTCCGCGGCTTCTTCGAGGTCCACCGCTGCCTGGGCACGGTCCCCGGCGGTATCCACGTCGAACTCACGGGCGACGACGTCACCGAGGTTCTGGGCGGTGGCGAGCACATCGACGTCGAGCGCCTGGCCGAGCGCTACGAGACGCTTGTGGACCCGCGCCTGAACCACCAGCAGTCCCTCGAGATTGCCTTCGAGGTCGCCGAGATGCTGCGCGGCTGA
- a CDS encoding pyrophosphate--fructose-6-phosphate 1-phosphotransferase yields MSIRRVALLTAGGFAPCLSAAVGDLIERYTEVAPEVEIIAYQYGYHGLLTGNYIVIDDEGRKNAGILREFGGSPIGNSRVKLTNAKNLVERGLVAEGVNPLEFAAEQLRKDGVDVLHTIGGDDTNTTAADLAAYLKEHDYDLTVVGLPKTIDNDIVPIRQSLGAWSAAEEGAGFAFNVIGEHRSNPRMLIIHECMGRNCGYLTAETAKRYHELLKTKRWAPSLGLSRERWDVHAVFLPEMTLNLEAEAERLKALMDEQGNVNIFLSEGAGVPEIIAEMQARGEEVQRDPFGHVKLDTINPGQWFAKQFASLIGAEKVMVQKSGYYSRATNANAEDLDLITSMCDLAVECALKGESGVIGNDEENNDELSLIAFPRIAGHKAFDITQPWFTELMAELGQGVEPAEAN; encoded by the coding sequence ATGTCGATCCGTCGCGTCGCCCTGCTCACCGCGGGTGGTTTCGCCCCCTGCCTGTCCGCCGCCGTCGGCGACCTTATCGAGCGCTACACCGAGGTCGCTCCCGAGGTTGAGATCATCGCCTACCAGTACGGCTACCACGGCCTGCTCACCGGCAACTACATCGTCATCGACGACGAGGGCCGCAAGAACGCCGGCATCCTGCGCGAGTTCGGCGGATCCCCGATCGGCAACTCCCGCGTCAAGCTCACCAACGCCAAGAACCTCGTCGAGCGCGGCCTCGTCGCCGAGGGCGTCAACCCCCTCGAGTTCGCGGCTGAGCAACTGCGCAAGGACGGCGTCGACGTCCTGCACACCATCGGTGGCGACGACACCAACACCACCGCCGCGGACCTGGCCGCCTACCTCAAGGAGCACGACTACGACCTCACCGTCGTCGGGCTGCCCAAGACCATTGACAATGACATCGTGCCCATCCGCCAGTCCCTGGGCGCCTGGTCCGCCGCCGAGGAGGGCGCCGGCTTCGCCTTCAACGTCATCGGTGAGCACCGCTCCAACCCGCGCATGCTCATCATCCACGAGTGCATGGGCCGCAACTGCGGCTACCTCACCGCCGAGACCGCCAAGCGCTACCACGAGTTGCTCAAGACCAAGCGCTGGGCGCCGTCGCTGGGCCTGTCCCGCGAGCGCTGGGACGTCCACGCCGTCTTCCTGCCCGAGATGACGCTCAACCTTGAGGCCGAGGCCGAGCGGCTCAAGGCCCTCATGGATGAGCAGGGCAACGTCAACATCTTCCTGTCCGAGGGCGCCGGCGTGCCCGAGATCATCGCGGAGATGCAGGCCCGTGGCGAGGAGGTCCAGCGCGATCCCTTCGGCCACGTCAAGCTCGACACCATCAACCCCGGCCAGTGGTTCGCCAAGCAGTTCGCGAGCCTCATCGGCGCCGAGAAGGTCATGGTTCAGAAGTCCGGCTACTACTCGCGCGCCACCAACGCCAACGCCGAGGACCTGGACCTCATCACGTCCATGTGCGACCTGGCCGTCGAGTGCGCCCTCAAGGGCGAGTCCGGCGTGATCGGCAACGACGAGGAGAACAACGACGAGCTGAGCCTCATCGCCTTCCCGCGCATCGCCGGCCACAAGGCCTTCGACATCACCCAGCCCTGGTTCACCGAGCTCATGGCCGAGCTCGGTCAGGGTGTCGAGCCCGCTGAGGCCAACTGA
- a CDS encoding lysophospholipid acyltransferase family protein, whose product MGYRGIKTAVGPAFEMLYQPWIRGEENIPAEGAAILASNHLAVIDSFFLPLLIEREVAFIGKSDYFTGKGVKGWAVKNFMTAVGTIPVDRSGGRASQAALQAGIDRLRAGELFGIYPEGTRSPDGRLYRGKTGVARIALATGAPVIPVAMIGSDLAQPIGQVVPSTRHRVGIVVGEPLDFSRYKGLENDRFVLRSITDEIMYSLMALSGQEYVDLYAAEVKKAMDAEKKSADEVVSEMLQARAVRRPAAAPVQAPGGRPAPETSVPEPPEEPEEAAEPQDPGSEGPRQTGTDDEA is encoded by the coding sequence GTGGGATACCGAGGTATCAAGACGGCCGTCGGCCCCGCTTTTGAGATGCTCTACCAGCCCTGGATCCGTGGGGAGGAGAACATCCCCGCCGAGGGGGCCGCCATCCTCGCCTCCAACCACCTGGCCGTCATCGACTCCTTCTTCCTGCCGCTGCTCATCGAGCGCGAGGTCGCCTTCATCGGCAAGTCGGACTACTTCACCGGCAAGGGCGTCAAGGGGTGGGCCGTGAAGAACTTCATGACCGCCGTCGGCACGATCCCTGTGGACCGCTCCGGCGGGCGAGCCTCCCAGGCGGCCCTGCAGGCCGGCATTGACCGCCTGCGTGCGGGCGAGCTCTTCGGGATCTACCCGGAGGGCACGCGCAGCCCCGACGGGCGTCTGTACCGCGGCAAGACGGGCGTGGCCCGCATCGCCCTGGCCACGGGTGCCCCCGTCATCCCCGTGGCGATGATCGGCTCGGACCTCGCCCAGCCCATCGGCCAGGTGGTGCCCTCTACCCGCCACCGCGTGGGCATCGTCGTCGGTGAGCCGCTGGACTTCTCGCGCTACAAGGGCCTGGAGAACGACCGCTTCGTCCTGCGCTCGATCACCGACGAGATCATGTACTCCCTCATGGCGCTGTCCGGCCAGGAGTACGTCGACCTCTACGCGGCCGAGGTCAAGAAGGCCATGGACGCCGAGAAGAAGAGCGCTGACGAGGTCGTCTCCGAGATGCTCCAGGCGCGGGCCGTGCGCCGCCCGGCTGCCGCGCCCGTGCAAGCCCCCGGTGGCCGCCCAGCGCCCGAGACCAGCGTGCCCGAGCCGCCTGAGGAGCCCGAGGAGGCTGCCGAGCCCCAGGACCCCGGCAGCGAGGGCCCCCGGCAGACGGGCACCGACGACGAGGCCTGA
- a CDS encoding DEDD exonuclease domain-containing protein, with translation MGLALSEAVFVVVDLETTGGAPGAHAITEIGAVRVRGGQVDSDMSTLVNPGAVIPAQITVLTGITNAMVAGAPVVTEALERFLAWARLDEPGTVLVAHNARFDVGHLTAAARTLGLDWPEPVVLDTLALARRAWSRTDVPNHTLATLASFVGSPTRPTHRALDDARATVDVLHAALEALAPLGVTHVEDLATATDPVPPRRRAKSRLAQGLPSTPGVYEFLSATGEVLYVGSAVDLRRRVRSYFTAAEKRSRVAQMLDTTVDVRVIPTPTQIEARVRELRLIAELDPPVNRRSRSPQRRPWLRLAAGAEPHLASTTRLPTEEVGCAVGPFSSRSALLDAQRAAESVLRLRSWDGHGAADPAPQGDQRVALARRALSGECDVVAVPLLERVASLAAAERFEEAGLWTTRLRSFLAASRRAEAARPLLACPHLVAARRREGGGWELVVVRWGRLAGSAVTPPGADPRPAVEALRATAQVVGRPDRVGETTSTEETLLLAEWVLETGARIVEVGAADGGALGEVYAALTWPVGAAARHQRVLRAEG, from the coding sequence ATGGGGCTGGCGCTGAGCGAGGCGGTCTTCGTCGTCGTCGACCTGGAGACCACCGGCGGCGCCCCGGGAGCCCACGCCATCACGGAGATCGGGGCGGTGCGGGTGCGCGGCGGGCAGGTCGACTCCGACATGAGCACGCTCGTCAACCCCGGCGCTGTCATCCCCGCCCAGATCACCGTGCTCACGGGCATCACGAACGCAATGGTCGCCGGCGCGCCCGTCGTCACTGAGGCGCTCGAGCGCTTCCTCGCCTGGGCCCGCCTGGATGAGCCGGGAACTGTGCTGGTCGCGCACAACGCCCGTTTCGACGTCGGCCACCTCACCGCCGCCGCCCGCACCCTGGGGCTGGACTGGCCGGAGCCGGTCGTGCTGGACACGCTGGCCCTGGCACGACGGGCCTGGAGCCGCACGGATGTGCCCAACCACACGCTCGCCACCCTCGCCTCCTTCGTCGGCTCCCCCACGCGCCCCACCCACCGGGCCCTGGACGACGCGCGCGCCACGGTGGATGTGCTGCACGCCGCCCTGGAGGCGCTGGCCCCCCTGGGCGTCACCCACGTTGAGGATCTGGCGACGGCAACCGACCCGGTCCCGCCCAGGCGGCGGGCCAAGAGCCGCCTGGCCCAGGGCCTGCCCTCAACCCCGGGCGTCTACGAGTTCCTGTCCGCCACCGGCGAGGTGCTCTATGTGGGCTCGGCCGTGGACCTGCGTCGGCGGGTGCGTTCCTACTTCACGGCGGCCGAGAAGCGCTCGCGGGTGGCGCAGATGCTTGACACCACCGTGGACGTGCGTGTCATCCCGACGCCGACGCAGATCGAGGCCCGGGTGCGCGAGCTGCGCCTCATCGCTGAGCTCGACCCTCCGGTCAACCGCCGCTCGCGCAGCCCGCAGCGCCGGCCGTGGTTGCGTCTGGCGGCCGGGGCCGAGCCGCACCTGGCGTCCACCACGAGGCTGCCGACTGAGGAGGTGGGCTGCGCGGTGGGGCCCTTCTCCTCGCGCAGTGCGCTGCTCGACGCCCAGCGTGCGGCGGAGTCGGTGCTACGCCTGCGCTCCTGGGACGGTCACGGCGCCGCCGACCCGGCCCCACAGGGCGATCAGCGGGTGGCGCTGGCCCGCCGGGCCCTGTCTGGCGAGTGCGATGTTGTGGCGGTGCCGCTGCTGGAGCGGGTGGCGTCGCTGGCGGCCGCCGAGCGCTTCGAGGAGGCGGGCCTGTGGACGACACGGCTGCGCTCCTTCCTGGCGGCCTCGCGGCGCGCGGAGGCGGCGCGCCCACTACTGGCCTGTCCGCACCTCGTGGCCGCTCGGCGTCGTGAGGGCGGCGGCTGGGAGCTCGTGGTGGTGCGCTGGGGGCGCCTGGCGGGCAGTGCGGTGACGCCGCCGGGCGCAGACCCCCGCCCGGCCGTGGAGGCGCTGCGGGCGACGGCGCAGGTGGTCGGGCGCCCCGACAGGGTCGGGGAGACGACGAGTACCGAGGAGACGCTACTGCTGGCCGAGTGGGTGCTGGAGACCGGGGCGAGGATCGTGGAGGTCGGCGCTGCCGACGGCGGGGCGCTAGGCGAGGTGTACGCGGCCCTCACCTGGCCGGTGGGGGCGGCGGCGCGCCACCAGCGGGTGCTGCGAGCCGAGGGCTGA
- a CDS encoding superoxide dismutase — translation MAVYTLPELPYDYAALEPHISAKIMELHHDKHHAAYVAGANAALEQLKAARESGDHAAINLLEKNLAFNLGGHINHSIFWKNLSPNGGGRPEGELAAAIDDSFGSFEKFQAQFTANALGIQGSGWAVLAWDSVSGTLVTFQLFDQQGNVPVGTIPLFQVDMWEHAFYLDYLNVKADYVKAIWNIANWQDVSERLAAATTQAPGLIVR, via the coding sequence ATGGCCGTGTACACGCTCCCCGAGCTGCCCTACGACTACGCCGCTCTCGAGCCCCACATCTCCGCCAAGATCATGGAGCTCCACCACGACAAGCACCACGCTGCCTATGTCGCCGGTGCCAACGCCGCCCTCGAGCAGCTTAAGGCCGCCCGCGAGTCCGGTGACCACGCCGCCATCAACCTCCTGGAGAAGAACCTCGCCTTCAACCTCGGCGGCCACATCAACCACTCGATCTTCTGGAAGAACCTCTCCCCCAACGGCGGCGGCCGCCCCGAGGGCGAGCTCGCCGCGGCCATCGACGACTCCTTCGGCTCCTTCGAGAAGTTCCAGGCCCAGTTCACCGCCAACGCGCTGGGCATCCAGGGCTCCGGCTGGGCCGTCCTGGCCTGGGACTCCGTCTCCGGCACGCTCGTGACCTTCCAGCTCTTCGACCAGCAGGGCAACGTCCCGGTCGGCACCATCCCGCTGTTCCAGGTCGACATGTGGGAGCACGCCTTCTACCTCGACTACCTCAACGTCAAGGCCGACTACGTCAAGGCCATCTGGAACATCGCCAACTGGCAGGACGTCTCCGAGCGCCTGGCCGCCGCGACCACCCAGGCCCCGGGCCTCATCGTCCGCTGA
- a CDS encoding FKBP-type peptidyl-prolyl cis-trans isomerase gives MLRRPHLVLSALALTSSLVLAACGSSSGGSDATASATATASAATSGVATNVVCSDLTIDDSSAALPSLAGEADTTPTPTWTGEAAPANLTVATLEEGDGPTVTEADFITVSYAGWKWDDNATFDSSYDRAAPTTFSLQGVITGWRCGLAGHKVGERVLMSVPSQYAYGDVATGGGAPTGPLVFVVEIKAVGSTADATVEGEQALADRGITVTGDLGSAASISVSPDAVEPTQTEVIVLARGTGAAITAEDTIGLHMAFTSWDGTVNQSSWEQASPQRVTMAQAPGLTGLIGVPVGSRVVVLMPAGTDSSSGEALPAMAYVLDIAAIL, from the coding sequence ATGTTGCGCCGCCCCCACCTCGTCCTGAGCGCCCTCGCGCTCACGTCCAGCCTCGTCCTCGCCGCCTGCGGCTCCTCCTCTGGGGGGAGCGATGCGACGGCCTCCGCGACGGCGACGGCGAGCGCCGCGACCTCGGGCGTGGCCACCAACGTGGTCTGCTCCGACCTCACCATCGACGACTCCTCCGCCGCGCTGCCGTCGCTCGCCGGTGAGGCCGACACCACCCCGACGCCCACGTGGACGGGTGAGGCGGCCCCCGCCAACCTCACGGTCGCCACCCTGGAGGAGGGCGACGGCCCGACGGTGACGGAGGCCGACTTCATCACCGTGTCCTACGCGGGCTGGAAGTGGGATGACAACGCGACCTTCGACTCCTCCTACGACCGCGCTGCGCCGACGACCTTCAGCCTCCAGGGCGTCATCACCGGCTGGCGCTGCGGTCTTGCCGGGCACAAGGTGGGTGAGAGGGTACTCATGAGCGTGCCCTCCCAGTACGCCTACGGCGACGTCGCGACCGGTGGTGGTGCCCCGACCGGCCCGCTCGTCTTCGTCGTCGAGATCAAGGCCGTCGGCAGCACCGCCGACGCGACGGTCGAGGGCGAGCAGGCCCTGGCCGACCGTGGCATCACGGTGACCGGCGATCTCGGCTCCGCCGCGTCGATCAGTGTGAGCCCGGACGCCGTCGAGCCCACGCAGACGGAGGTCATCGTCCTGGCCCGCGGAACGGGCGCCGCCATCACCGCCGAGGACACGATCGGCCTGCACATGGCCTTCACCTCCTGGGACGGAACGGTCAACCAGTCCTCCTGGGAGCAGGCGAGCCCGCAGCGCGTGACGATGGCTCAGGCGCCGGGCCTGACCGGGCTCATCGGCGTGCCGGTGGGCTCCCGGGTGGTTGTCCTCATGCCCGCGGGCACGGACTCCTCCTCGGGTGAGGCCCTCCCGGCCATGGCTTACGTCCTGGACATCGCCGCGATTCTTTGA
- a CDS encoding HesB/IscA family protein, whose translation MSQTTLTDQTTAVPEHEVLLTEAAAAKVAALLTQEGRDDLRLRVAVQPGGCSGLVYQLYFDERLLDGDAVRSFETGFDEMSTVEVVVDRMSVPYLSGATIDFADSIEKQGFTIDNPNASGSCACGESFH comes from the coding sequence ATGTCTCAGACCACCCTGACTGACCAGACGACGGCCGTGCCCGAGCACGAGGTGCTTCTCACCGAGGCCGCCGCTGCCAAGGTCGCTGCACTGCTGACTCAGGAGGGCCGCGACGACCTGCGTCTGCGCGTGGCGGTCCAGCCCGGCGGCTGCTCCGGCCTGGTCTACCAGCTCTACTTCGACGAGCGTCTGCTCGACGGTGACGCCGTGCGCTCCTTCGAGACGGGCTTTGACGAGATGTCCACCGTCGAGGTCGTCGTCGACCGCATGAGCGTGCCCTACCTGTCCGGTGCGACCATCGACTTCGCCGACTCCATCGAGAAGCAGGGCTTCACCATCGACAACCCGAACGCCTCCGGCTCCTGCGCCTGTGGCGAGTCCTTCCACTGA